The following are from one region of the Anaeromusa acidaminophila DSM 3853 genome:
- a CDS encoding type II secretion system F family protein produces MEFSYKGKNRQNQSFDGTISAKSRKEAIELLRRRGILSLQELKEERDSASWLEKAFNPRPKTWDLFLFFRQLAAFQATGESVNKAMDLISKQTRNRRLKEAINEVRRDVEGGMDIAGAIEKQDVFPIICARLIRPNEEAGSLEAGFREVALYLKQSGDTQEVIKTVMLEIGFLMALMAGCVFTLIFFLIPKFQGLYVELGIELPLPTRIVFGIYDFVTAFWYLVIAGVAGAIYFHRWYKRTYPLRYDGMFIKVPVYKLIYRNVLMYRFCKTFWALRKAGVNYMESLTYAGEAMGNIKAQNILQQARTKIQDGAPLAVAIRDSDPSSFFDYIAINFLATGESSGKTEELLADAAEYYSEMTKTESARFQTMIKPFVLVPMAGIVLFIMLATYLPMISIYSGIKSLSY; encoded by the coding sequence ATGGAGTTTTCGTATAAAGGTAAAAATCGCCAAAACCAAAGTTTTGATGGTACGATTTCCGCTAAAAGCCGAAAAGAAGCTATTGAATTGCTACGACGCCGTGGCATTTTAAGTCTTCAAGAATTGAAAGAAGAAAGAGACTCGGCTTCATGGCTCGAAAAAGCATTTAACCCGCGGCCAAAAACATGGGATCTGTTTTTGTTTTTTCGGCAATTAGCTGCTTTCCAGGCGACAGGGGAATCCGTTAATAAAGCCATGGATTTGATTAGTAAGCAAACGCGAAACCGGCGATTAAAAGAAGCCATCAATGAAGTCCGGCGGGACGTGGAAGGCGGTATGGACATAGCCGGTGCTATTGAAAAACAAGATGTGTTTCCGATTATATGTGCCCGGCTAATTCGGCCTAATGAGGAAGCGGGCTCATTAGAAGCTGGCTTTCGGGAAGTTGCTTTATATTTAAAGCAGTCTGGTGATACTCAAGAAGTCATAAAAACAGTTATGCTGGAAATTGGTTTTTTGATGGCGCTCATGGCTGGCTGCGTATTCACTCTTATTTTCTTTCTCATTCCGAAGTTTCAAGGGCTTTACGTGGAATTAGGAATTGAGCTGCCATTACCTACTCGCATCGTATTTGGTATTTACGATTTTGTGACCGCTTTTTGGTACTTGGTAATTGCGGGAGTTGCCGGGGCCATTTACTTTCATCGCTGGTACAAGCGGACCTACCCCTTGCGCTATGATGGTATGTTCATTAAAGTACCAGTTTATAAGCTCATTTACCGTAACGTACTCATGTATCGTTTTTGTAAAACGTTTTGGGCGTTACGCAAAGCCGGCGTTAATTATATGGAGTCCTTAACGTATGCCGGGGAAGCGATGGGCAATATTAAAGCGCAGAATATTTTGCAGCAAGCAAGAACGAAGATTCAAGACGGGGCGCCTTTGGCGGTAGCAATTCGTGATAGTGATCCTTCTTCATTTTTCGATTACATTGCCATCAACTTTTTAGCAACCGGTGAAAGTAGCGGCAAGACTGAAGAATTGTTAGCCGATGCTGCCGAATACTATTCAGAAATGACTAAAACGGAGTCGGCGCGATTCCAGACCATGATAAAACCGTTTGTTTTAGTACCTATGGCTGGGATTGTTCTCTTTATTATGCTGGCGACGTATTTGCCAATGATTTCGATCTACTCCGGCATTAAATCTCTGTCCTACTAA
- a CDS encoding type II secretion system protein GspG, which yields MKRKGVSLPELLLVCIGIAIIVGIASVSITKGNDTNKISQARTQVSAIANAVTSYKYDMGVYPPNLEALTTASGIYGPWLKPLPTADPFGTTSAGIDGTGGTSPYAYGRTTSGFAIWSLGKDKTNNSGGSGSAIPAAFSGDDVGVFGQ from the coding sequence ATGAAACGCAAGGGTGTGTCGCTCCCTGAACTATTGCTGGTTTGTATTGGTATAGCCATAATTGTGGGGATCGCGTCTGTTAGTATTACAAAAGGAAATGATACTAACAAAATAAGCCAAGCGCGAACACAAGTCAGTGCTATTGCCAATGCGGTTACCTCTTATAAGTATGACATGGGCGTATACCCTCCCAATCTCGAAGCATTGACAACGGCATCGGGAATTTATGGACCCTGGTTAAAACCATTACCAACCGCTGATCCATTTGGTACAACGAGTGCGGGGATTGATGGAACCGGTGGTACTTCTCCCTATGCGTATGGACGAACCACTTCAGGATTTGCAATTTGGTCACTGGGGAAGGATAAGACAAACAATAGCGGCGGTAGCGGCAGTGCTATTCCCGCAGCCTTTAGCGGTGATGACGTAGGTGTCTTTGGTCAATAA
- a CDS encoding type II secretion system protein, with protein MEAVVKQGNMEPFSLQKLRRMVKPKKRRNGFSLVELGIAMIVLALIVGVAYTFYDGIMDGAKTTKVKDELDVLAKACIQYQINSVAGNPPANLGSLMTGLTAAQSNDGVAKPKFVTRNGWTSDASTFKDPWGNQYVYDVAKRTITSTANGGTAITVYF; from the coding sequence ATGGAAGCAGTTGTGAAACAAGGGAACATGGAGCCATTTTCTCTTCAAAAATTAAGAAGGATGGTTAAGCCGAAAAAGCGCAGAAACGGTTTCAGCCTGGTTGAGTTAGGGATTGCCATGATCGTATTGGCGCTCATTGTAGGGGTAGCATATACCTTCTATGATGGAATTATGGATGGTGCTAAGACAACGAAGGTGAAAGACGAACTCGACGTTTTAGCAAAGGCTTGCATTCAGTATCAAATCAATTCCGTGGCAGGAAACCCGCCGGCCAACTTAGGCTCCTTGATGACGGGATTAACAGCGGCGCAGTCCAATGATGGAGTTGCCAAACCCAAGTTTGTTACTCGAAACGGCTGGACTTCGGACGCCAGCACCTTTAAAGATCCTTGGGGCAATCAATACGTTTATGATGTAGCCAAGCGGACCATTACTTCTACTGCCAACGGAGGGACCGCCATTACGGTCTATTTCTAA